Proteins found in one Sphingomonas sp. SORGH_AS_0879 genomic segment:
- a CDS encoding IS3 family transposase (programmed frameshift), whose amino-acid sequence MIGILKEAEAGAVVTELCRKHGMSSATYYAWKAKFGGLEVSDAKRLRSLEEENARLKRLLADTMLDNAGLKDLLSKKLVTPAAKRQAVAHLQATLGMSERRACTVVGADRTSMRYRSCRADDGDLRSRLRELAQQRRRFGYRRLHILLRRDGITINRKKTQRLYREEGLTVRRRKGRRRATGSRAPASVLALPNQRWSLDFVHDQLVTGRRFRVLNIVDDVTRECLRAVVDTSISGRRVVRELADLIAERGRPKMIVSDNGTELTSNAVLAWSGDARIEWHYIAPGKPTQNGFVESFNGRMRDELLNETLFFTIGQARSILARWVDDYNNERPHSSLGYATPAAFAAGLEQQRAGLTPPVASPALMRENHGRSLVAAG is encoded by the exons ATCATCGGCATCCTGAAGGAGGCCGAGGCGGGTGCGGTGGTGACGGAGCTGTGCCGCAAGCACGGGATGTCGAGCGCGACTTACTATGCGTGGAAGGCGAAGTTCGGCGGCCTGGAGGTGTCCGACGCAAAGCGCCTGCGGTCGCTCGAAGAGGAGAACGCCCGGCTCAAACGGCTACTGGCGGACACGATGCTGGACAATGCGGGGTTGAAAGACCTGCTGTCAAAAAAGT TGGTGACGCCCGCCGCGAAGCGGCAAGCGGTCGCGCATCTCCAGGCGACGCTGGGGATGAGCGAGCGGCGGGCATGCACGGTCGTTGGGGCAGACCGCACGAGCATGCGGTATCGCTCGTGCCGGGCGGATGATGGCGACCTGCGGTCGCGGCTGCGCGAGCTGGCGCAGCAACGCCGACGGTTCGGCTATCGGCGTCTGCACATCCTGCTGCGCCGGGACGGCATCACGATCAACCGCAAGAAGACCCAGCGGCTCTATCGTGAGGAGGGTTTGACGGTCAGGCGCCGGAAGGGACGAAGGCGCGCCACAGGCAGCCGTGCGCCCGCGTCAGTGCTGGCGCTTCCCAACCAGCGCTGGAGTCTGGACTTCGTCCACGACCAGCTCGTGACCGGCCGTCGGTTCCGCGTGCTCAACATCGTCGATGACGTCACGCGCGAATGCCTTCGGGCGGTGGTGGACACGTCGATCTCGGGCCGGCGGGTCGTGCGCGAGCTGGCCGATCTGATCGCCGAGCGTGGCAGGCCGAAGATGATCGTCAGCGACAACGGGACCGAACTGACGTCGAACGCGGTGCTCGCCTGGTCCGGCGATGCCCGCATCGAGTGGCATTACATCGCGCCGGGCAAGCCCACGCAGAACGGGTTCGTCGAGAGCTTTAACGGTCGCATGCGCGACGAGCTGCTCAACGAGACGCTGTTCTTCACCATCGGTCAGGCCCGCTCGATTCTGGCCCGCTGGGTCGACGACTACAACAACGAGCGTCCGCACTCCTCGCTCGGCTACGCCACTCCGGCAGCCTTCGCTGCCGGGCTCGAACAGCAACGGGCGGGGTTAACCCCGCCCGTTGCTTCACCTGCGCTTATGCGCGAAAACCACGGTCGGTCTCTGGTTGCCGCTGGATGA
- a CDS encoding IS3 family transposase, whose protein sequence is MADHGSSEPRACKLIGVNRSAWQYEPLRGKDDAVRERMREIANERRRFGYCRLAILLRREGKGMNWKKVYRLYREELLTVRKPGGRKRALSTRAPMAIPQELNRRRSFALHVGQAATGGKAGEAKTGLEPISQR, encoded by the coding sequence ATGGCCGACCACGGCTCCTCCGAGCCTCGCGCCTGCAAGCTGATCGGGGTCAATCGGTCGGCATGGCAATATGAGCCGCTTCGCGGGAAGGACGATGCTGTCCGCGAGCGGATGCGCGAGATCGCGAATGAACGTCGCCGGTTCGGCTATTGCCGGCTGGCGATCCTGCTCAGGCGCGAGGGCAAGGGCATGAACTGGAAGAAGGTGTACCGGCTGTATCGCGAAGAACTGCTGACGGTGCGCAAGCCTGGCGGCCGGAAACGGGCGCTGAGCACGCGAGCGCCGATGGCGATCCCGCAGGAACTCAACCGGCGCAGGTCGTTCGCACTCCATGTCGGTCAAGCCGCCACCGGGGGCAAGGCCGGTGAGGCCAAGACGGGGTTAGAGCCGATATCCCAGCGATAG